The following is a genomic window from Phaseolus vulgaris cultivar G19833 chromosome 6, P. vulgaris v2.0, whole genome shotgun sequence.
ACACAAATATctttatttgtataaaaaaaaaaaagttttcacTCTCTTTCCCTTCCACTCATCCACTTATGAAACAAACACAAtgctaaaaatatatttaactcaaTACCACTATTGTGATTTTCTATGTAAATATACTAAcattaaatacaaaattgttGATCATATGATTTTCAGTTTAAACCATTGATGAGTTAAAATTGAGTGGATAAATAATCTCGTTTTACCCTGTCAAGGAATAATCAAACTTATTTATCAAACATTTAATCTTCAATTCATTTCATTTATAGGTAGATTTACAATTAAATGAGAATATAATATTTAGTGAGAGATCTGACCTTTTCTTCTCTCTTGTTCtcttttaagagaaaaaaaattatgggtgACAAAGTGGAGCGGGCCATGCAGGCCGGCCCGCGACTCGCTCAAAAAAACGCAAGATGAGTTGCATATTTCAACTCGCTGACTCGCTTAGGCCCGTCCCGCATAATCCGCAGTCCACATGGGCCAAGTGCAGAGCGGGGCGGTTGGCATGCATAACccgcataactttaaaatgtataatttttttcctacaccccctatattttctttatgtagcctcatatttcacattccgatttttttaataacatcttacTACACATatatcatgaaaataatattatgagaccatttaactaatgcatctaaattaaaaaaatccaaaaattttattaaaaaaaatggaccaACCCTTATGTGGGAGGGTTAGAAAAATCAATCCACAGATTCTATGCGAGACAGGTCAAGTGCGGGACTGGCTTATTGGCTTATGCGGATGCATTGCCAccccaaaaaaaaatcaaatggaagttatgttaaaaaaatcaatactttttctattttgaattgaTTAAACAATTAAACACTAATATTTTCAACTTCAATAGAAAAAGAATTATGAACAAAAGTGATAGCAACCACTTTGTTCATTGTTTATGTTGTGTTCTACACCTTTCTCTTTCCCATGAGCCACCgcatatgaaaaatataatcatTTTGATGGTAAGGTGGTTTAGGCAGTATTTTTAGTCCGTTAATCAGTTTTTATATgtcagtttatttttaaaaaaaattaaataacattttcGTATTATTGAGATTTTCATTTCTCCAAAGGTTTAACCTAttctactttatattttttttataaaccaaTGAAAACCTAGACCAATCTAACCCATTTTATCATCCTATATCATATAACTATaacaaactaatttagaataaatAGCATAAACTACTTAACTAGCATATAGAAAATTGGTAATGCACGTGGAATTTCTACTTAATTAACCCAATGTGATGCACATGCTAATTACAAAAATGTTAAAGCTTTTTTTAATGCCTTTTATCCACCTAATCTATCTAGGGTTTATTTGTggtccttttttttttaattttggacaATCAATTTGATTTTGTATAAGCTAAACTATATACACTATAGTTTTCtatttagttgttatattgtaggcttattttgagtgaGATTTAAAggtttatacattttttttatccaactCATTGACACCATTTTTAGTTAGtagttttgaaaattaaaagataatatgaactaagtttattattttaatattttctgaCAGTATCAATTTATATTGTGAAAAGTTGGAATCTTATTAACTTAGATGATTAGGTAAGAAAAGAGAAGAGGAAAAGGTAATAGGCATATCTAAAAAGTCTATATCCTATTCATTTATACACCACCTTCCATTAATTACATTTCTCCACCTGCTTATCTTATCTTAATTCAAAAGattatattatctattaatGGGAGCtcaatattaaaattaactattactttaacataaattaagatcaaatttttttattgaaagttgtatgtatatttaattttgttatataaattaaaatattatttgctTCTCTAAAATAGAGGAGAGGTagaaagaaatataattaaaaatgagAGAAAGTAGATTGTGTCGAAGTAGAATTTTTAAAAGgtaattcatttttataaaaaaaaagttgaaatatTCTAGTTGAATGAATTTTATttagaagaaataaaaatttgcaTAATTTGATCccctaaaattaaaattataaaatttcaaattttatttgtagatcaagaattttaaatttttcgtACTTTTTTTTTCCACATATATATGTTGTATGAGTTACAAATTGatattttaagaattaattttagtttatattattaaaattgtttttcattaaTAGAGACTATTTTTTTTCAGTTGATGTTATTAAgagtttttttatgttaatattgGTGAGATAATTTTTCATTCAATGTCAATTAAGTGTTTTTAAGATCACTTTTGTCAAACTTTTGTAATTATTGGGTTTCAATCAatgttattaatgttattttttaaccaagtcaattaatattttttaaagttaactAAGAAATTTTTGTAGCAACcttattaagattatttttttagttgtgttatctaagaaaaaaatcaattatttattgaaaagttgtcgaaaattaattttaaaaaataattctaactAATCAACCAAAATAATTGTAACAAATATTAACTCAAAATAATTTTGACTAAAGACATGCGTTAACTAACATAAGTTTtgtaataaaagaattaaaaaaatcttgatGAGTTCTGATTAAAAATcaacattaaaaaattacttaataatatttttgaattattaaatattttttaacattaaaaaaactttttatatttgctaatcattaaaatatgtttatttaataagaaaaataaatttaaattacattattcaaataaaacttttaacaataaataatttaaatcaaatttaattcaaattcaaagtattttaatttctttaaaattatgaagtttttttatttttaaaagaaattgctAAAACCCACACATTTATGTTTTacacaaaacaacaacaaaaaagtaATAAGGTATCTCATTGAGTTACAACATTGATTATGCATATGTATATGTTTAGTTTTGTGACAGATCaagttaaatataaaatatgcacatccaaattaaactatttttgaaTCATTTTCTCATTTATAGTCAAAACATAAAttcaagattttaaatattaaacaaacaTCTAGAATgggttaaaaagaaaaaaaaaatcttctacaattttcatctcttttttttgtcaacaagaaaataatttataaataaaagtattttaggGATACATCAACCCTTATACATGGGATAAAAGGACGCAAACTTGAGCAAACCTGCTCATCCCTACCTTACCTCAATCACTTACACATACCCAACAGATTTGATCCACGCTTCTCTAACCAACATTACATTTAATAGATCTCATACACACCAATGATTCCATACATCAatcagaaaaaaagaaaaacttgtTAAGCGTACCTTCGAGGTTATCCATGACCAAGTTTTCAATTGCGCCATCGTGAATGTTTTTGTATGATCTATGCATCcatttttgaaaatcttgttATTTCTCTATTTCCACAATTCTCCTATAACTACTATTCACACGCACATCCATATCTGATTAACTGCTTCACTTTTCTCAATCATCCTGAATTGAGAGAAAAGCATTTTCGACATCCATGCCCACCCACTCATAACATTTAGACCAAACAAGTCAGGCTACCTAACATGTACAAAATAAGTGAACTCTAGTTTCCTCCCCCTCCCCAAACATAATACAAACAATGTTTTCCACTATTATCTCCCTTTTTGCCCAATTAACTTTCGATGCTATTTTATCCTCAAACACCCTCCAAGCTTGAGTTGATGGACGATTATGCCTTAATCCTCCAAAACCCCTCATACATAGCGACACATTCGACCTGTCCTTCTCCTTTCAAAATTATGTATGCTAATTGAACTGAAAACTATGTAGAATCCCTATCTCTCCACACCCACGAATcctcattttcttcatttagGTTCTTCCTTCCCAACAACATTAACAGTTGTTGCTCCTGTAGCTTTCCCATTCAAACAAAGTCCTTCCCCATCCATTCAAGATTATTATTCCTTTCTCCTCCTTACCTAAGTTTCCTTTCCACAATTTTCATCTTATAATCTATTTTGtgtggtttaaatttttttttaccctattttattataataataataataaataataataataataaaatattaagctAAAACACAATCAATAATAGTTTAATATCACTATGTTGGGAAGTGTGCATTTGATTTTTGGTAGTTCTTAGGAACGTCATTGCACTTGTTCAGCAGGTCTTTGCGAGTCTTGTATGTGCTCTGGTGATCTAGAACCAAAGGTTTcatgtatacgggttgggacacccctgaagtgtctctttttaatttattaattctttgctgataaaaaaataataataataaaataacaagaaataacattttatttatttgttaaattgAATAATCTTaatagaataatttatttttatttaattaaatattttttatttatattctttgtttttccATATATATgttatcttttcttttctcttgtGGAAACCAAATACGATTgaactctttttttcttttacttgaaattatATGTATAAAGTAAAGGAAATAACAAATTCATGTGCAATCTGTTTACTGTAGTTATCCActcagattttttttcttaaactaaACATATATAGCTAGCTTTATAGTGTATATTTGTCTTAAACAAAATTGTATCGAGAGGGAAAATATATGTAATATCTAATTTCATTCAAATCTCATACACAAATGGAGATTCAAACCTTTTAACCAACTCATAATTATATGTCACGAGATTCAACCTTCACCAGAAAAGCTATCAGAATTTATTTTCTATGTAGCATTCTTCTTTAATGGTGTTTGCATTTGTTTGATGTAAAGATAACTTAAAAATACTAGTATTGttaaaagtaatttaattttttttttctgataaaaaaattgttaaaagtaaatttttaacaatttaCTAGCTTCAAGTTTGAGAGTTAATGATTAGTATTTGAAAGAAAGATcaattttttaactatatatGTCTACTTGATCATTCGATTTATATCCAATAAGTATGACATACCCCAAGCTTAAGTAGGAGTAACCTACAAAGAGTTTAAAGTTTCTCGATGAACGTGTTTGTCATTAGATTTGAAAGGTAATTTATTTGTGACCGTTGATTGAAAAATTATCTAACGATTGAACACTTAGTTTGGAATTCCTCATATTTCGTTGTCTATGAATAGATCGATGTGTGGATTCCACGATCACCCTATCCTTCTCTCTTAGGGTGTGTTTGCTTCCAAGTGGGAGGAGAGAGGGGAAGGAGGGAGGGGgtgttttttgtgtttgtttccatGGTTTTGAGAGTGGGGGAGAGGATGGGGGAGAGGGTGGAGGGattttttcattcttcacaaaatgaagagatttgtGAGGATTTAATAGGATTGTTGCATTTTACCAAAATACCCTTGtacatgtattttattttaatatataaaattaaatattacataaatttatttattatttataattttaaaaatatttaattatactattaataacaacatataattataaataataaaataaaattataatatcaacaatatatatatagttatataaaataacaaatgaatattattttcataaattttaatgtatttaatttatttcaatttaacaccaaaatattttatattatattttttaattttttattaaaaatataaataattatgaatattatatattaaaaatatttaattaattcaaacctacacaaaaaaaaatcataattcattatttaaatattttttaataagaaggataattttgtaaacttacaataaaccatcctcacaaatccactctatcatccctcaatccaaacaacctcacatatcctcacacatcctctcCAATCCCCACAAATCCACTCCCTCCCATCCTCACAAATCccctcctcaatccaaacagaGCCTTAGGGTGTGTTTGCTTCCAAGTGGGAGGAGGGAGGGGCAGGAGGGAGGGGgtgtttttttgtgtttgtttccatGGTTTTGAGAGTGGGGGAGAGGATGGGGGAGAGGGTGGaagatttttttcattcttcacaaaatgaagagatttgtGAGGATTTAGTAGAATTGTTGCATTTTACCAAAATACCCTTGTGCatgcattttattttaatatataaaattaaatattacataaatttatttattatttataatttcaaaaatatttaattatactattaataacaacatataattataaataataaaataaaattataatatcaacaatatatatagttatataaagtaacaaatgaatattattttcataaatgtatttaataaatttattttaatttaacaccaaaatattttatattttatttttatttttttattaaaaatataaataattaaggatattatatattaaaaatatttaattaattcaaacctacacaaaaaaatcataattcattatttaaatattttttaataagaaggataattttgtaaacttacaataaaccatcctcacaaatccactctatcatccctcaatccaaacaacctcacatatCCTTACACATCCTCTccaatcctcacaaatccactccctcCCCTCCTTACAAATCtcctcctcaatccaaacagaGCCTTATGGTTCGAGTGTATATTGGTTGAAGACACACTAGGTATGTATTGAAGTTTAGAATATTATTATCTCCTTTCATAGTTACGAATATTTGACACATGTATATTTACTTCAAATGTCTATGGAATGTATTTAACATCACCTTCCACAACCAATATAGGTAGGGGTGACAAAGTGGATCTTAACTTATTAGTCaggttttatatttttaactcaTTAGCTCACTTTGTCCCATTTTATCTAATTTGCCAAAATGGTGAACCAAAAACAAGATGAgacaagtttaaataaaaaataatttaaaagattattttgttatattatagTATTTGAAGTATTAAAATATCTAATagtaatttgtattttaaaatccTTCCGTCCATACTTTAGCCAAAAGTTAACTAATTTATGGTAAAggtttatttataattgaatgAAAATGTCAATTCAGTTACActatttgttggagatcccaccttaactagagattagagcctttcattgtatataagtgggtgcaaacctcaaccctatgagccggttttatggggttgagttaggcttaaagtccacttcgtaatatggtatcagagccatttcgagcctatcctagcgagtatttgttgggcttatcaggccacccgctatcggaccacccataatatatagtcccacgcacgagttggcagtctcagcgtgagggggtgtgttggagatcccacatcgactaaagtccacttcgtaatactATTTCTGcatcataattaaatatttttttataaaatattattataaaaataaatggaTTATGAAAGGaaataattgaaatataaatacAGAACATGACACAAAAATCCAATTTGAGGTAATATGCTGAAAAGATCTGAAAAAAGCGAGTGGAGAAGAAATGGAAGGGAGTTGATTTGAAGAAAACAAGAGATGAAAAGTGAGAAATGTAAAGGGTATAGTGTATAGACAAAATTAGCCTACTAAACAACTAGTAAATGCTTGGATAATGGTTAATTCAAAGAGTGAAGATTACTATTTAGCATTTATTGGGGACTAATCCAACTAGATCAACATTGATCTTCTTCTCTTAGATAGGTTCTAAGAGGATTTTTAATCTAACATATCTCTtagaaattcaattttttttaccaatCATCCTAAAATTGTtgtatataaattgaaaattctctttttatttttcctatttatactatttcttttacccataaaaaaaatctccatAAGTACATAGCACAGGTGCTTTTGCAACCTTTGAATAGTCAACATTGGCATGCTCTTTGGGGCAACTACACATAACAATGTAGACCCTACAACGTAGAAAAATCAAAAAGCATGGACACGAGACACCCCTGATTCAAATCAAGTTCATTTCATCGTCTCgtctaaaagaaaataaatgaataaataggTATAATCTTCATCAAATCAATCCACATTTTCACGTAAAGCTTTTAAAATGCTTAGTTGGAAGTATGAACTACCACCTTCATCATCTCTATATATTGGAGGCATCACATGCACAGTTTCTCATTCTAAACTCACTGCTATCATAACTTCATCACAGCAAAACATGCCACTTTCTCCTTTACGTtcttcctctttttcttcattagcTAACATCGTTGCATTAGCTGTGTTCTTGCTGCTTCTTACTGCACCAACGTCTTCTGCTCAACTCTCAAACAACTTCTATTCTAAGACATGTCCCAATGTTTTCAACACCGTTAAAGCTGTTGTTAAATCTGCCGTGGCCAAAGAACCTCGCATTGGAGCATCTATTCTTCGCCTCTTCTTCCATGATTGCTTTGTTGATGTAATTTTCTTCTACCCTTATATTTTCTGTTCATCAAGTAGTCTCTTTTTATCTCTATTATTGGACTACATGCAGCtcatatttatcatttttcaaaACTTCATTTTGGCTTtactataaaagaaaaaactaacTTTCATGATGATTTAACCTATCATTCATGATATGTCTCACTTGTTTTGCTTTTACGTGACATTGAATCACCCAGTACAGTGTACAGTGGTTGATTTGACAGAACGAAATAAAAAGGAAGTGAGAtgctaaaattatatattaaaaaatgtgtttcaaATCAAAACTTATTATTTAAACTGTTCCAAGAAAGTTATCTTTTATTGGTTGGTGGTGAAACAAACAGGGTTGTGATGGGTCATTACTACTTGATGACACTCCATCGTTGTTGGGGGAGAAAACTGCAGCTGCTAACAACAATTCTGTGAGAGGTTTTGAAGTGATTGATGGTATCAAGTCTAGGGTGGAGAAACTGTGCCCCGGTGTTGTCTCATGTGCTGATATATTGACCATTGCTTCTCGTGATTCTGTTGTTCTTGTGAGTTCATAACAATCTTCTAAACAACAAATACTGCATTATTTTACACTTTCATTATAACAATCTTCCACATCATACTAACTCAATAATATCTATTTGTTATGTGATTATGGTGCAGCTTGGAGGGCCATTTTGGAAAGTGAAGGTTGGAAGAAGGGATTCCAGAACAGCAAACTTCAGTGCTGCCAACAGTGGTGTTATTCCACCTCCTACATCTAACCTCACCAACCTCATTAAAACGTTTGAAGCTCAAGGACTCTCTGCTAAGGACATGGTTGCCTTATCTGGTATTTCTCCTTGCTATACTCTATGTTAGATTTCTCCACTCCTTCTGGAAAAGACACGTTTTTCCTATTTCAGGATGTGACATTTAAACAACTATATACATTGAAGGTCAAGTATTTTTTCCTAAAACTAACGCAATTAAAGCATTGAGAAAGGGACACAGAACCTACTGAGAATCATTATGATCTTTCATATCCTTTGTTTGGACTCGAAAGATGGATTTAAGGACGTGTAAAAAACTagatttgagagaaaaaaaagagtaaaaattgtatttatgaTATCTTGTATGTGGTTTGAATTGCAGGAGCTCACACAATTGGAAAAGCAAGATGTGCTAGTTTTAGAGATCACATATACAATGGCAGCAACATTGAGAGGAGATTTGCATTGGCGAGGCAGAGAAAGTGTCCAAGAACTAGTGGCACAGGAGACAACAATCTAGCAGTTCTGGACTTGAGAACTTCAAAACATTTTGACAACAACTACTTCAAGAACCTCCTCAAGAAAAAGGGACTCCTCAATTCTGATCAGGTGCTTTTCAATGGTGGATCCACTGATTCACTGGTGAGAACTTATAGTCAGAATAACAAGGTCTTTGATTCTGACTTTGTTACAGCAATGATCAAGATGGGAGATAACAAACCCTTAACTGGGTCAAGAGGGGAGATTAGGAAGAACTGCAGGAGAGTGAATTAGAAGAGACACATAGATTTCTTTGATCAATGGACTTCATTAAGTGATGATTTCTGCTGAATTCGAAAATTGGGAATGGTTTGTTTTGTTCAATTTAAAGTGTATTGTATTGTGGAATAAATTATAAGGCTTTTTGCCTTCTTTAGTGATTTCTGGGACAAAGTATAATTCACTTAAAAAGTTTGCTTACGTCATAATACCTATTTCATTTTACATTTATCTAATAcgttttatataaattttcattCCTTTTTCTCATAATTTGGACACTTAACCCTTCATATTTAAGTTGACATCTATAGATAAATGGACAcgtattaataatgttaattagaaaatatttttttttaattttataaacttattactttaaaatttaatgtaatattaatatttaaaaaaaaattcaacatatTTTTTACCATATAAATCTTAAGCATTAATTAGTATGAACAaatcattttcttattttg
Proteins encoded in this region:
- the LOC137831544 gene encoding peroxidase 4-like, which encodes MLSWKYELPPSSSLYIGGITCTVSHSKLTAIITSSQQNMPLSPLRSSSFSSLANIVALAVFLLLLTAPTSSAQLSNNFYSKTCPNVFNTVKAVVKSAVAKEPRIGASILRLFFHDCFVDGCDGSLLLDDTPSLLGEKTAAANNNSVRGFEVIDGIKSRVEKLCPGVVSCADILTIASRDSVVLLGGPFWKVKVGRRDSRTANFSAANSGVIPPPTSNLTNLIKTFEAQGLSAKDMVALSGAHTIGKARCASFRDHIYNGSNIERRFALARQRKCPRTSGTGDNNLAVLDLRTSKHFDNNYFKNLLKKKGLLNSDQVLFNGGSTDSLVRTYSQNNKVFDSDFVTAMIKMGDNKPLTGSRGEIRKNCRRVN